One window of uncultured Erythrobacter sp. genomic DNA carries:
- the secF gene encoding protein translocase subunit SecF: MKLLKLVPADTNIKFLRLRVPFFILSLLLMVASWGLVAVNGLNLGIDFVGGQEVQLSFEEGEVAPVDDLRTRVEALGYGTPVVQAFGSPNEVSIRVPLPEDVEGTPGAANEIGNQVIAEIQQAYPEVRSDGNQTVSGKVAEEFSRDSAFALLAALVMVALYIWIRFEWQFGVGALFALFHDVTLTLGMFSLFQLEFSLQIIAAILAIIGYSLNDTIVVYDRVRENLKKYRKMPLPELLDLSINETLARTVMTSLTLLVALLPLLIAGPASLFGLVAAITMGLFVGTYSSVYLASPILIWLGVTSNSFVPTETEADKQEKKVLSGM; encoded by the coding sequence ATGAAACTTTTGAAACTTGTCCCCGCAGACACGAATATCAAATTCTTGCGCTTGCGCGTGCCGTTCTTCATTCTTAGCCTGCTGCTGATGGTGGCGAGTTGGGGATTGGTCGCGGTCAACGGTCTCAATCTCGGCATTGATTTTGTCGGCGGGCAAGAGGTCCAGCTGTCTTTTGAAGAAGGCGAAGTGGCACCGGTCGACGACCTGCGCACCCGCGTCGAAGCGCTGGGTTATGGAACGCCCGTGGTGCAGGCCTTCGGTTCGCCCAACGAGGTTTCGATCCGCGTGCCTCTGCCCGAAGATGTCGAGGGAACACCGGGCGCTGCGAACGAGATCGGCAATCAGGTGATCGCCGAAATCCAGCAGGCCTATCCCGAAGTGCGATCCGACGGAAACCAGACTGTTTCCGGCAAAGTCGCCGAGGAATTCAGCCGCGATTCCGCCTTTGCGCTCCTCGCCGCTCTGGTGATGGTCGCGCTTTATATCTGGATCCGGTTTGAGTGGCAGTTCGGCGTCGGCGCACTGTTCGCATTGTTCCACGATGTGACGCTGACACTTGGCATGTTCTCGCTGTTCCAGCTGGAATTCAGCCTCCAGATCATCGCCGCGATCCTGGCGATTATCGGTTACTCGCTGAACGATACAATCGTGGTCTATGACCGAGTGCGTGAGAACCTAAAAAAGTATCGCAAGATGCCGCTGCCGGAGTTGCTCGACCTGTCGATCAACGAAACGCTGGCACGTACGGTAATGACCTCGCTGACGCTGTTGGTGGCGCTGCTGCCTCTGCTTATCGCCGGTCCCGCAAGCCTGTTTGGCCTTGTCGCTGCGATCACGATGGGTCTGTTCGTCGGCACCTATTCGAGCGTCTATCTCGCCTCTCCGATCCTGATCTGGCTGGGTGTGACGTCGAACAGCTTTGTGCCGACCGAAACCGAGGCCGACAAGCAGGAAAAGAAGGTCCTGAGCGGGATGTGA
- the secD gene encoding protein translocase subunit SecD, translated as MLETPLWKKITLWALTLAFAAAALPSLLKPAGVDFGEDSSAPEVNLGLDLAGGSHLLLEADPDDVQQAALENMQEEVERALRSAEPEVEFADISRANGQLSFLLDSVSEIDRARGLLEPLMIGEAGSLQQAWDFEVIDTQRVVLTPTSGGASAALDNAMNATTEVIRRRIDLLGTREPTILRQGETRIVVQVPGLDDPQQLKAQLEEVAVLEFKLVDEDSTAEQAARPGSQLLPYAEGEAETGAPLLGVKRLNGIRGDRLTGANAGNDPQTNESVVNITFDQEGGRRFADLSIANVGKRFAIILDGEVISAPFFREPILGGQAQISGSFTPDSANQLAISLQSGALPVPLTVVEERSVSAELGEQSIRSGMIAMLIGSLAVIALMIATYGRFGVYATVALVFNVMILLGLMAIGNFTLTLPGIAGFVLTVGAAVDANVLINERIREERKRGRKVITAVENGYKEASRAIYDANITNFIAGALLFWFGSGPIRGFAVVLVFGLATSVFTALFLTKLWVSGYLAANRPKDINI; from the coding sequence ATGCTTGAGACCCCACTCTGGAAGAAAATCACGCTTTGGGCGCTGACGCTGGCCTTTGCCGCGGCGGCTCTGCCTTCGCTGCTGAAACCGGCAGGCGTGGATTTTGGCGAAGACAGCTCTGCGCCTGAAGTCAATCTCGGGCTGGACCTTGCTGGCGGCTCGCACCTGCTGCTTGAGGCTGATCCTGATGATGTGCAGCAGGCGGCGCTTGAGAATATGCAGGAAGAGGTCGAAAGAGCTCTCCGCAGCGCGGAACCCGAAGTCGAGTTCGCGGATATTTCGCGCGCCAACGGCCAGCTGTCGTTCCTGCTCGATTCTGTCAGTGAAATCGACCGGGCGCGCGGATTGCTCGAACCGCTGATGATTGGCGAAGCCGGGTCATTGCAGCAGGCCTGGGACTTTGAGGTTATCGACACCCAGCGGGTCGTGCTGACCCCGACGAGCGGCGGTGCTTCGGCAGCGCTCGATAACGCCATGAATGCCACCACTGAGGTTATTCGCCGCCGGATCGATTTGCTCGGCACGCGCGAGCCGACCATCCTGCGGCAGGGCGAAACTCGGATCGTGGTGCAGGTTCCCGGCCTTGATGATCCGCAGCAACTTAAGGCCCAATTGGAAGAGGTCGCGGTTCTCGAGTTTAAGCTGGTCGATGAGGACAGCACTGCCGAACAGGCCGCGCGTCCGGGTAGCCAATTGCTGCCTTACGCCGAGGGAGAGGCCGAAACCGGCGCGCCGTTGCTGGGCGTCAAACGCCTGAATGGCATTCGCGGCGACCGGCTGACCGGCGCCAATGCGGGTAACGATCCGCAAACCAATGAAAGCGTCGTCAACATCACCTTCGATCAGGAAGGCGGCCGGCGATTTGCGGATCTGAGCATCGCCAATGTCGGCAAACGCTTTGCGATCATCCTCGATGGCGAAGTTATCTCGGCACCGTTCTTCCGCGAACCGATCCTTGGCGGGCAAGCGCAGATTTCGGGCAGTTTCACTCCCGACAGCGCCAACCAGCTGGCAATCTCGCTGCAATCTGGTGCGCTGCCGGTGCCATTGACCGTGGTCGAGGAACGCTCCGTTTCAGCAGAGCTAGGCGAGCAATCTATCCGCTCGGGCATGATCGCTATGCTGATCGGCAGCCTTGCGGTGATCGCGTTGATGATTGCCACCTATGGCCGTTTCGGCGTCTACGCGACCGTCGCGCTGGTCTTCAACGTGATGATCCTGCTGGGCCTGATGGCGATCGGGAATTTCACGCTGACCTTGCCGGGGATCGCGGGCTTTGTTCTGACCGTCGGCGCGGCGGTGGACGCCAACGTGCTCATCAATGAACGCATACGCGAGGAACGAAAACGAGGGCGCAAAGTGATAACTGCGGTCGAGAATGGCTATAAAGAAGCCAGCCGCGCGATTTACGACGCCAACATCACCAACTTCATCGCGGGCGCGTTGCTGTTCTGGTTTGGCTCAGGCCCGATCCGCGGCTTTGCAGTCGTGCTGGTTTTCGGCCTTGCGACTTCGGTCTTTACCGCGTTGTTCCTGACCAAATTGTGGGTCTCCGGCTATCTCGCCGCGAACCGCCCCAAAGATATCAACATTTAA
- the yajC gene encoding preprotein translocase subunit YajC, with translation MIEILAAAAPAGEPPAWLTWLPILGMVVIFWFLIIRPQMRQQKQHRDRVASIKKGDKVITQGGLVGKVVKVDDTYADIELAKDVRVKAVKHTIADIIEPGGKPAND, from the coding sequence ATGATTGAGATCCTTGCCGCCGCTGCACCTGCCGGAGAACCGCCTGCATGGCTCACCTGGTTGCCGATCCTCGGCATGGTGGTGATCTTCTGGTTCCTGATCATCCGCCCGCAAATGCGCCAGCAGAAACAGCACCGCGACCGCGTCGCCAGCATCAAAAAGGGCGACAAGGTTATCACTCAGGGCGGTCTGGTCGGCAAAGTCGTGAAGGTCGATGACACCTACGCCGATATCGAACTCGCCAAGGATGTGCGGGTCAAAGCGGTCAAGCACACGATCGCCGACATTATCGAGCCGGGCGGCAAGCCCGCCAACGACTGA
- a CDS encoding CoA ester lyase — translation MTATPLRMRSWLFAPGDSEKKMGKAIASEADIALLDLEDSVVPDRKPAAREMVAAAIAGAGNKARVWVRVNPLSSGLTEADLDAIIAAGPGGVFLPKAEGGHDVATLDAMLTPREEAAGIAPGSTKVAALVTETAAAMFTTGTYDGAPRLVGMSWGAEDLSSELGAREQHGADGEYTHVFEMARSLCLLGAVKAGVAPIETVQPEFRDLEKLEARARRVRAQGFRGMLAIHPAQVAPINEAFTPSAEELGHARAIIQAFADNPGAGAVQLDGNMLDRPHLALAQRLLAEAGQAE, via the coding sequence ATGACCGCTACACCCCTTCGCATGCGCAGCTGGCTGTTCGCTCCGGGCGATAGCGAGAAGAAGATGGGTAAGGCGATTGCGAGCGAGGCGGATATCGCGCTGCTCGATCTGGAAGATTCGGTGGTGCCCGACCGCAAGCCTGCTGCCCGCGAGATGGTCGCCGCTGCGATTGCCGGAGCTGGTAACAAGGCGCGTGTGTGGGTGCGGGTCAATCCGCTGTCATCCGGCCTGACCGAGGCTGATCTCGATGCGATCATCGCCGCAGGGCCGGGCGGCGTATTCCTGCCCAAGGCGGAAGGCGGCCACGACGTGGCGACGCTCGATGCTATGCTCACGCCGCGCGAAGAAGCTGCTGGCATCGCGCCCGGCTCAACCAAGGTCGCCGCGCTCGTCACCGAAACCGCCGCCGCGATGTTCACCACCGGCACCTATGACGGCGCGCCGCGTCTCGTCGGGATGAGCTGGGGGGCGGAAGATCTCTCCAGCGAATTAGGCGCACGCGAACAGCACGGCGCAGACGGCGAATACACCCATGTCTTCGAGATGGCGCGCAGCCTGTGCCTGCTCGGTGCGGTCAAGGCCGGCGTTGCCCCGATTGAAACCGTCCAGCCCGAATTCCGCGACCTCGAAAAGCTCGAAGCCCGCGCCCGCCGCGTGCGCGCGCAGGGTTTTCGCGGAATGCTGGCGATCCACCCCGCGCAGGTCGCTCCGATCAACGAGGCATTCACGCCCAGCGCCGAGGAACTCGGCCACGCCCGCGCGATCATCCAAGCCTTTGCCGACAATCCCGGCGCAGGCGCGGTGCAGCTCGATGGCAATATGCTCGACCGCCCGCATCTGGCGCTGGCACAGCGACTGCTGGCAGAGGCCGGTCAGGCAGAGTAA
- a CDS encoding glycosyltransferase — protein sequence MSAKHVLSLSTLYPNTVNPRFGTFVARSLEALAKRGAAHGDWRVSMVNPIGLPPIALGRYRALSQLDEVSEEGGVTVHRPRFTLIPAVGARRNASAIAKAALPLIERIHAETPIDVLDAQFFFPDGPAAAWIARKIGVPLSLKARGSDITYWGGFDFAREQMLEAAECADGILAVSAALAGEMAEIGMPRDKIRVHYTGLDRDRFRPLEHTQLRAQISKELEFDLPANAPMLTCVGALIERKGQDIAIAALAQIPGARLVLVGKGDDETHLRDLASDLALAERVHFAGSLDHDLLPLILSASDVMVLPTMNEGLANAWVEALACGTPVVTCDVGGARELITNNTAGRLVERSPEAVAAGVNEVLNNPPMRQAVAAMAERFNWETNALELAAHYDGLVG from the coding sequence TTGAGCGCTAAACACGTCCTTTCGCTGAGCACGCTCTATCCCAACACGGTCAATCCGCGTTTCGGCACCTTTGTCGCGCGCTCGCTGGAGGCGCTGGCAAAGCGCGGCGCGGCGCACGGCGACTGGCGGGTGAGCATGGTCAATCCGATTGGCCTGCCCCCGATTGCATTGGGCCGGTATCGCGCGCTCTCGCAGCTGGACGAAGTGAGCGAGGAAGGCGGTGTCACCGTCCACCGCCCGCGCTTCACGCTGATCCCCGCTGTCGGCGCGCGCCGCAACGCCTCCGCAATTGCCAAAGCTGCCTTGCCGCTGATCGAGCGTATCCATGCCGAGACGCCGATTGATGTGCTCGATGCGCAATTCTTCTTTCCCGATGGCCCCGCCGCAGCGTGGATCGCGCGCAAGATCGGTGTGCCGCTCTCACTAAAGGCGCGGGGCAGCGACATCACCTATTGGGGCGGGTTCGATTTTGCCCGTGAGCAAATGCTCGAAGCCGCTGAATGCGCTGACGGTATCCTCGCAGTAAGCGCTGCGCTCGCCGGAGAAATGGCCGAAATCGGGATGCCGCGTGACAAGATCCGGGTGCACTATACAGGCCTCGACCGCGACCGTTTCCGCCCGCTCGAACACACCCAATTGCGCGCGCAGATCAGCAAGGAACTGGAATTCGATCTGCCCGCCAATGCGCCGATGCTGACCTGTGTCGGCGCGCTGATCGAGCGCAAGGGTCAGGACATCGCTATCGCCGCTCTGGCGCAGATTCCGGGCGCACGGCTGGTCTTGGTCGGCAAAGGGGATGACGAGACGCATCTGCGCGATCTGGCCAGCGATCTGGCGCTGGCGGAGCGGGTGCATTTTGCAGGGTCGCTTGACCATGATCTGCTGCCGCTGATCCTGTCAGCATCGGATGTGATGGTGCTGCCGACGATGAATGAAGGCCTTGCCAATGCCTGGGTCGAGGCGCTCGCCTGCGGCACTCCGGTTGTGACCTGCGATGTCGGCGGCGCGCGCGAGCTTATCACCAACAACACCGCCGGCCGGCTGGTCGAGCGCTCACCCGAAGCGGTCGCGGCGGGCGTGAATGAAGTGCTCAACAACCCGCCCATGCGCCAAGCCGTCGCGGCAATGGCGGAGCGCTTCAATTGGGAGACAAATGCGCTGGAACTTGCCGCGCATTATGACGGCTTGGTGGGTTAG
- a CDS encoding TonB-dependent receptor plug domain-containing protein produces MLSSAALALWAAPAFANEGDAALNEVGTASDEANTRRTFTPEDFARFAPRSALDMAQQIPGFSIRDDNNGGGGGGNDRGLGQADTNVLINGQRISGKSNGPVAALQRIPAEDVVRLEILDGASLDIGGLTGQVLNVVTSSSGGVTGQFRYSAEWRNFGVPFRWGDGQISLAGGSDNTSWTLSFENDAGRRGDEGLERVFDADGTLIDLRDEQSRFDSDRPTLSGSFARTAENGNLLNLNGQVGANIFRQSETSERTGLIDPRDRSRLFRSREDEFNIELGADYTFSLGPGRLKVIGYHRYEDSPTVSSVVTQFSDGSAATGSRFIRDADEGETIGRAEYSVSGLGGDLQFALEGVKNYLEIESALEELSAAGGFQPVAFDGASARVDEDRAEATITYSRALTGNLQMQLSLGGEYSKISQTGAQGLTRTFYRPQGFAAFDWKANETLNVSGRVERVVGQLNFFDFIASTNLDQDRVNVTNANLVPPQSWLFEIEATQSLGDLGSLNLRGFYEDISDIVDQIPIEGGGEAPGNIDSATTRGIEAELTLLFDPLGINGLRLDSSVELSESKVRDPLTGETREISGFDYISVDAELRQDFAGTNWAIGAAYRFDEDRPDVRLSEISQRTEGPGFARVFVEHKDVLGMTARFRVGNVLGRNNNFDRTFFTDRAAGQIDGFEERRRRFGTIYSFDIEGSF; encoded by the coding sequence TTGCTCTCGTCTGCCGCGCTGGCTCTGTGGGCAGCGCCTGCTTTTGCCAATGAAGGCGACGCAGCGCTGAACGAGGTCGGCACTGCGTCAGACGAAGCCAACACCCGCCGCACCTTCACGCCCGAAGATTTCGCGCGCTTCGCGCCGCGCAGCGCGCTCGACATGGCGCAGCAGATCCCCGGCTTTTCGATCCGCGACGATAATAATGGCGGCGGCGGCGGCGGGAATGATCGCGGGCTTGGACAGGCCGACACCAATGTCCTGATCAATGGCCAGCGCATTTCGGGCAAATCCAACGGGCCGGTCGCCGCGCTCCAGCGGATTCCGGCCGAGGATGTTGTGCGGCTGGAAATTCTCGACGGCGCGAGCCTCGATATTGGCGGGTTAACCGGACAAGTTCTCAACGTTGTCACCAGCTCCAGCGGCGGCGTTACCGGGCAATTTCGCTACTCCGCAGAATGGCGCAATTTCGGCGTCCCGTTCCGCTGGGGCGATGGCCAGATCAGCCTGGCAGGCGGCAGCGACAACACCAGCTGGACGCTCAGTTTCGAGAATGATGCCGGACGGCGAGGCGACGAAGGCCTTGAACGGGTTTTCGACGCCGATGGCACGCTGATCGACCTGCGCGATGAACAATCGCGCTTCGACTCCGACCGGCCCACCCTCTCCGGCTCCTTCGCCCGCACCGCCGAAAACGGCAATCTGCTCAACCTCAATGGACAGGTCGGCGCGAACATCTTTCGCCAGAGCGAGACGTCCGAGCGCACGGGGCTAATCGATCCGCGCGACCGCTCGCGCCTGTTCCGCAGCAGGGAAGACGAGTTCAACATCGAGCTGGGCGCGGACTACACATTCAGCCTCGGCCCCGGACGGCTCAAAGTGATCGGCTATCACCGTTACGAAGACAGCCCGACGGTCTCATCAGTGGTCACGCAATTCTCCGATGGTAGCGCCGCCACCGGATCTCGCTTCATCCGCGACGCCGATGAAGGTGAGACGATTGGCCGCGCCGAATATTCGGTCTCCGGCCTCGGCGGCGATCTGCAATTCGCGCTTGAGGGCGTGAAGAACTACCTCGAAATCGAATCCGCCTTGGAAGAGCTGTCTGCCGCTGGCGGTTTCCAGCCGGTCGCCTTTGACGGCGCCAGCGCGCGCGTCGACGAGGACCGCGCCGAGGCCACTATTACATACAGCCGCGCGCTCACCGGCAATCTGCAAATGCAGCTGTCGCTGGGCGGCGAATATTCGAAGATCAGCCAGACCGGCGCGCAAGGTCTCACCCGCACATTCTATCGCCCGCAGGGCTTCGCCGCATTCGACTGGAAGGCCAACGAGACGCTCAACGTGTCGGGCCGGGTCGAGCGAGTGGTGGGGCAGCTCAACTTCTTCGATTTCATCGCCTCGACCAATCTCGACCAAGACCGCGTCAACGTCACCAACGCCAATCTGGTGCCTCCGCAAAGCTGGCTGTTCGAGATCGAGGCCACGCAGAGCCTAGGTGATCTCGGCTCGCTCAATCTGCGCGGCTTTTACGAGGATATCAGCGATATCGTCGACCAGATCCCGATCGAAGGCGGCGGCGAAGCGCCCGGCAATATCGATTCCGCAACGACCCGCGGCATCGAGGCTGAACTAACGCTATTGTTCGACCCTCTCGGCATTAACGGTCTGCGGCTGGACAGCAGTGTCGAGCTTTCCGAAAGCAAAGTGCGCGATCCGCTAACCGGAGAAACGCGCGAGATATCCGGCTTTGATTACATCTCCGTCGATGCCGAGCTGCGGCAGGATTTCGCAGGCACGAACTGGGCGATCGGCGCGGCCTACCGCTTTGACGAAGACCGCCCCGATGTCCGCCTCTCAGAGATTTCGCAGCGAACCGAAGGCCCCGGCTTCGCCCGCGTGTTTGTCGAACACAAAGACGTGTTAGGCATGACCGCCCGCTTCCGCGTCGGCAACGTTCTGGGCCGCAACAACAATTTCGACCGGACCTTCTTCACCGATCGCGCCGCCGGACAGATTGACGGGTTCGAGGAACGCCGCCGCCGTTTCGGCACGATCTATTCGTTCGATATTGAAGGATCGTTCTAA